In the Sorghum bicolor cultivar BTx623 chromosome 4, Sorghum_bicolor_NCBIv3, whole genome shotgun sequence genome, GTGCCCTCGGGGACGCAAACACATAGGGGCCGCCATAAGGTGTATAGTCCTGAGCCGATATCCCCTTTCGTTCTTGAAAGAAGCATAATGCATGGGACATGATAGTGGCTGGCCGACTAGCTCCCTGGTACCGAACTACCGATACAGCAGTGATCTCACTTTACTGACATGATTGCAACAAGGTCTGAGCTGGTCACTGTATCCTTCTAAATCTGCAGGAGTGTTAAGCATTCAACCCACAGTTGACAGTAGGCACCAATCATGGATACAATCAGTGgtgaagctagagcaaattagagAGGGTTACACTTAGCTTGTGGGTGCATATACATGCGTTTTAGGGGATGCATATATGGTAAAATTTTGATTAAATCTACTGTTTTGCAATTTTTGAGGGGTGCATTTACACCCCCTGCTTACAACACAGCTTCGCCCCTGGATACAATCAGGGAGTAAAAATCAATGTACTCTCTGCCCCACCCCCATCTCGCTGTTGTTTCGTCTCAAAATTCTGTACCATCCATGGAGAGGAGCCCAGGCCTGTGAATGAACTGTCCATCCATGATCCATCCATGAAGAGTAGGCAAGCTATCCTGCATTGTATATACGTACCATATAACCATCatcaataaaaaggaaaaagttctATTGCATGAGTCTAAATTCGCCTCCCCCAATCGGAAACTTGATTTTTAGACTCCCCTAATTCAAATTGTTCGATTTGCCTCTTTGAGTGATTTTGAGTGATGTGTAGCCACATCAATCGTCCTATGTGGCACCATGTTAGCAATGAGGGAGCTAAATCAGATTTTCAAAATAGTTAACGGAGGTCAATTAGACTttataaaaattatataaatattttttcttttaaaaaggTATTTTCTAGAATAAATATGTATTTAAAAATACTAAATATGATTCAATATTATAAAATTCAACAAAATTCGTTTAGACTAAGAAAAACATGAAACTAGTTTCATAGTTTTCCAAAAAATCATGCTCTACATTAAGATTTGACGCGATGTAGGACATCTGATGTGACGCGACATCAGCAAAAAGCGCTTTCAAAATCAATGAGAGAGGTATTTAGACAGGTTCAAGAGTTGTAGATATCTATGACTTTTTTGGAAGGAGCTATCTAcaaatttgtttttttacatACAAATTTGGTTTTTTGAAAGAGGCAAATTAGACTCGCGTTTCATGGAAAAAGTCCACTTTACCTCCCTAAACTATCCTTGAAGTTTAGTTTTTCTTCGTAAACTCGAAAACCAAGTAAACCAactccctcaacttttaaaacccCCGATTATAAGTGTTTTTCaaaggtggttttgtctttttatttttttatttattttgatggaatatttgaaaaattataataaatcacaaaaaaaattataaaaaaatctagttttgttggactccacatgagtagatatACATAGTGAACATATGAAATGGTAtgatttagtataaagtttttgttatagctttagatctatgcttttctaTAATTATTCTATAGCTGCAGTTTCCGTGATcaatttttatggtggtctaATTATCGTATGCTTTAActatagtaaaaatttcatactaatttatatttttacacacTTTTAACTATTTAAAACTATTTAATGAGGAAAAATCATAAATGCAAAATCTAGTTTTATCGGATAACTTTTTTTATAATGGGATAGCTATTATATGATCGAAATGTAGTAAATTTTTCATGCTCATTGGATAATGTGTTATAGAATTTTATAGGTTTTTGCTCATTAAATAGTTTTAAAAGACAAAACCTTTGAAAACCACCTATAATTAGGTCATGGAGGCAAAATGAATGGTCTCAAAAGTTGAAGGAGGTAGTTTACCCATTTTTGAAGTTCAGATAGGAAGATTTTGAAGATTATTCAGGAGGTAAAATAAAATGGACTTTTTCCTTCCATTAAAATCTTCACCAGTTGTGCGGAAAGCCCACAGGCAAATGTTCCAATTGGGCCATATCCTTAAGTGGGCCAAGACTGAGAACAGGTTGCTCGACCTTCTGCAGTCTGCACAGCGGGGGACTCGGCCCATCCACACTACGCCATCGCCTCGTAAGCGAAACGGACGGCGGAGATCGGCTGGCCGCAGATAGCGAGGGGACACGCCGACCCGTGATTTTTTCCAGATCAGATCCGACAGCTCGCCTTCCCGTCTTTCCCTCTCCCCCACACCCACCCGGgccggtcgtcgtcgtcgcggcgtgagcgagcgagcgagcgagcggggAAAACCCAAAACCCTAGCGCCCACCGCCCCGTCGCCCCGTCGCCGGCGGCCGCCAGAGTAGAGAGATGGCGGTGGACGAGGTGAATTCGGTCTACGTCGGCGGCCTTCCCTACGAGGCCAACGAGGAGATGCTTCGCGACGCCTTCGGGTACTACGGCACCATCGTCTCCGTCAAGGTctgcgcccccccccccccccccccccctctactCTCCGTTTAGTCAGCTCCCGCGTTTGCTCTGGAGAAAGTTTGACGGGCGCTGCTGGTTTGATTCGATTCAGTGAGGCTGTGCTGCGGCCggtgattctttttttttttgaaatatggCGGAAAAGCGGGTTGATTTTATTACgtgggttttttttttggtgaaGTTTTTCTTGGGCAAAAGGTTCTTCTCCTTTTTTAGGATCTTAGTGAGGATCTCGGGAGTGTTTGTCTTTAAAAAACAACAAACAACATGAGAACACGAACGAAAGATGGGAGGTGGTGTCCGCCCATGGCCAGTTTCTGATGGCTAAACTATTTTAAAGCCAAGATGAATTGGCAGGTAGAATTGTTCTGAGTTGAGCTCAGATTTTTAGCTCATCTGGTTGCTGTATTTGCATGGTAGATGTTTGGTTTTCTTTTGGATGCCGAGGGCATTATGGTTTATATGTCTCGAACATCTTACTTTTCTTCAACTGAGAGGAGTGTGAAGATGACGGCATCATCATTTGCAAATGTGATATGTGGAACATATAGCAGTCAATGCTTCCTAGTGCTGTAACCCACTGTTTTGAGTCTGAGAGATTTGTTTCCTGATTAATCTGTGCATTCTAGGTGATTAATGATCATTCTGTCAAAGGCAAGTGTTATGGTTTTGTTACTTTCACTCACCCCAGAGCTGCTGAGCAAGCAATTGCAGGCATGGATGGCAAGGTATGCAGtgtgcttttttttttgtgaacttggcaccttttctttaTCTTGTGTTTAACACGTCTTTTTACAGAAATTAGGCAATCGTATTGTTCGAGTAAATGAAGTGCGTACAAGAGGTCCCCGAGATTTTGGTCGAGATGGTTTCAGACGAGATCCAAGAAGGTATGGTAGAGATCCATACTGGGACAGAAGGGATAGGGAACGGAGCTATGATCGTGAAAGGGATCCCTACCATGACAGGGATAGTGATAGATCCCGTGAGCATGATAGAGAAAGAGATTATGAGCATGGTGGCTTTAATCGAGAAATTGACTATCCCATGGATCGAGATCATGAAGTAGACGAGAGACGTCCTAGAGAACATGATCGTGCAGCTGAAATGCATAATATGGATTCAGATAATGACAAAGATAgggagcatggaacaagaaaaaGGTTCAGGTGACATGTTGATTTTGTTTTTCATAGTGGAGTTATGTTGATATTGCTAACCATGGTAGCTATTTTTAATATTTGAATGAAAACGACTTGTGTTTGATATATTGATATGTATATTTTAGGTATTTGTGGAGTgcttaattgatgttcttgggCCATTTGAAATTAGTTTTCTAGAGCATCTCTTAGTCCTTAACTTGGGAGTGGCATTTCAAGATCTTGGAACGTACTAGGGAAATTTGATTATAGACATGTTgtattatactccctccattccaaatcgtAAGACATGTACATCTAAGTGCATAGTAaaagcaatgtatctagaaaagccaaaacatcttacaatttggaacggagggagtagataTATAAGAAAAGGGCCATATTCACCTTAGAGAAGTTTGAACAGCAATTTTTTGTGATATTTATATGTTTCCCTGCATTACTCTCTCTATCCACTCAATTATTTTTAAAGTTAATATAGTGAATACTAGCTGAACAATTAGAATGATGAGCAGGTTTGATGGTTTGTTTGCCCTAATGTGTAAAAATTATTTTATGCTGACTAGTGACCTTGCACGCATAAACTATACTGGGtacattatttttttttataaggaACTGGGTACATTATTGGAGACCATGTTTGGTTACCCTTACTGTGAAATTTACACCATTGTTTTGTTTTGTGTTAAGTCCAGATTTTAATGTACTGACTACTGTCTATTTATAAAGAAAGGTTGTACCACTACGGGAAATATTTCATGGATTCATGGATCAACTATAATCCTTAGAAAAAAACAAGGCATTTACTTTCCTAATGTTCTCTATGCAGCCGCCCGAAAGGTCGTGATAGCAGAGATTTATCGAGTTCCAGTGATGATCTTCAAAATGATGTAAGTGCATCTTCAAAAAAACCTAGGCATTTACATTCCTGACTCTTTATATCAACTCTTTTTTGTTTTCGTAAAATTTTCATTTCTCTCTTTTTTGTATATCAGGGAAAGCACCAGTTGGATAAAACTATTCAGATGCGTGAGGACCTTGAAAATGAGGCATGCCATTTCCTTAAAGACCTTGTTCTGTATTAGTTTGATCTGGAAACCATAAAATCAGCTCACACTATCTCAGAGTTGGTCTAAAATCATGATGGATTTATTTCTTTGCCAGACTCCATTTAAATTAACTTGCCTATAGTGCTTTCGGAATATAAAGATGAAAACATGTTAAATGCAAATGTGAAAGTAAGCAAAGTTCTCCAGGCTTAATGGATGTAGATTTATGGATATTGGTGACCTGCAGAATTGGATCATGAACTCAATTGCATTTGCGAGGTACATAAAAGGATAAATGCCTATTGAATTTGTAGTCCCATTTAGGATTTATCTTTTGCTTGACTTGTACAGAAATTTTCATATTtagctcagttttattttgtacACTGACATGCTTGGATACCTCAGATGACAGTCATGCATTGATCACTGAATgcacaggccttgtttactttgaaAAGCTTCACAATTAGTTGTCTATTGGATTACAATATATAGTATTATCTTTTCAGCTGAAGTTATATAGTACACAGGACGCACGATCCATGAACCATGATAGACTGATAGTATACTCAGCTACTTTTTAGAATTTAGATAATAGGCATGAGTACTTCTGTTCATGATTTAACTGTTTCTTGCATTTTATATTATGAACTTTGCAGGTTAACCAGATTAAGGATAAAATATCTGGAAAAGAACAGCACATTGCAGATTTGCAGAAGAAAGCTCAGGTGCTCTGTCATGATTTTCAAAGGATTCTGCTGTCATCATTTGCCCCATTCATATATGAGATAGCCACTGTTTGGCCATCTCTTAGATCTCATTTGGGTTGAGTTCTGATGATAAGtcataaaaaaaaacatttttcgTGTCAAACTGCAGAAATTAGAGGATGAACTGGATGCCGCGCGGAAAGTCTCTTCAGAACGACAATTAGCTGTTACAGACGTATGTGCTCTTCACTTGTTGGCTGCTTATTTATCCAAGATGCAATTGGTAGTCCTGCAATGGCTTTTCTGATGAAAACATTATGTATGCAGCtgtacaaacattttcttcaacTTCAAGACTACAACGATAGGGTCAAAACGGCTGAACAGAGGCTGCAGGTATTTTCTCATCATTTGTTTCTTTCATAACTCTTGAGTTCCGTGGTCAACAATTATCCTGTTGTTTAGGTTTGCTTGTGTTGGCAAGTTGAGGAAGGTGTGCTGACTCTTTCTGTTTTGATTCTACTAGTCTCTTGTTGATGCTGCCATGGTCGAGCTTGACATAGCCGAAGATGCTACTACCAGAGATGGCTCAATGTATGAGAATGGGGTGGTCTGAACACCCAAAAGGGCTGCCAGCTGTCATGGGTTGTGAGGCTACTAATTTGTTAGACTTGTAGTTTGGATTTGCCATGTAATGAGAACTGTACTGTAACTAGAAACAGAAAATGTTATGTAAGGGGCCAGAAAATGAGTGGCTGCACATTTTTCTATTTCTTTCCAAGTTGAATTTATTAGCCGTCCTGACTATTGCTATACGGTGTGATGTGACCGTGATATGTCAGCTGTTCTGTTGAGCAAGGTTGTGTTCATATTTGCCTGTGTTGATGCCTGAGCTTGACACCGTCATCTGGTAATAGTTGCCTAAAGTTTGTTGCCGAGCCTGACGAGAGTAGCAGCAAATTGCAGTCAAAAGAGTACACAACCTTTTGTTTTGCTGGAAGTAAGTTTCGTTTTGCTAAAAAGGCTTAAGGTAAGGTACTGCgactaaggatgaaaacgggtTTCGTTTTGCTAAAAAGGCTTAAGGTAAGGTACTGTgactaaggatgaaaacggtcggaaacgtcgaaaaactcctaaattattttctacttttacatttgaaatacaAAAACGAAAACGGTAAAGTCGGACACGAAAACGAACACGAACTTACGAAATATCAAGAATTGCAAAAACGAACCAATTCGATCGGATTTATGTCGAACACGGTCGATATACGAAAACTCAATACGAAAACCGATATATAGTACCAAGTGCATGACTAAAAGTATATATAGGATCAAGTTCAAgtgcatataataattaaaaagtgcATGCTTCTTAGTCTTAGGTGTTTAATACAATAGGCCACACATAAATACAAGTCTAGAATAAACAATTAATAGCTAACATGAACACAACTAGCCACTAGTAGAAAGAACGCAGATGCATGGTGAGTAGTTTGTAATTGGGCTGTGTGACTCTACAGTtgactaaattcggtttaaaccaaattttgaattcgaaatatttcatattaaaagtagaaaagtagaaaacggtcgaaaaatgtcaaaaccgttttctacttttatatttgaaataCGAAACATCTAAAATACGAAAGCGAAAACGATAAAGTCGGATAAAAAAATACGAATTCGATCGGATCAAATATAGAAAGTGGTTCGGTTCGATTCGAGATATTCCGTTTTCATCGACTAAGCGCTCGCCGCTAGGCCACTTGTATCCCGGCCAGCCGCCGCAACTCAGCAAGGCCACCGTCACGCGGGGCTCACCGGCCGAGCGAGTTGGGTCACCGGCCTCGGGCCGTCAAATACGGCCACGTCACGGTCATCAGCATCCGCACGAGGACCCCCTTCCGCTCTAGTATCTCTGACTCTAAGTACTTATTGTCGTCTAATATACATAGCATAAATTTAACTCAATGTATAAAAAAtatgtaatatttatatctctaaataagtttattaaTTTAAATATCTTTCCAAGCTGCTCTGAGCTGTATCCAACTGCTGAGACCTCAgggagaaagagaaagagagagaggccttgtttagttgagaaggcgaaaagtttttagatattgtagcactttcgtttttgttTGTCCatcattattcaatcatggattaactagacttaaaaattcatctcacaaattacagataaattgtataattagttatttttttatctatatattaTATTCTATATATGTATAACAAGATTTGATATAACGAGAAATTTTAAGAAGTTTTTAGGTTctagggtaaactaaacaatgccAGAGGAGAGGTCGAGAGGAGACTCCAAAGTCTACTAGAAACAGAGCAGAGCAGGCCATCTCTGACTTGTAGCTGCCGACTGCCAAATTGTTTGGTTTTTCTACgggcgccgtcgccgtcgacgtcAACGGCCAACGGCGCAGGCCCATCTTGACCGCTTCTCACTCAGAACCCCCTCCTGACGCATTGCGCCACTCACTGTTGTGGCGTGGTCTGTGCTGTCTTGACTTAATTGACCCGCGAGGGAAGGATAACTATTAATTAAGGCCTTGTACTGATTTTTTAACacctatcacatcaaatatttagacatatACATCAAGTATTAAATACGAACTATCTAcaaaattaaaaatataaaataatttaCGAGACTATCTTTCgaacctaattagttcatgattgaatattaattgctaaataaaataaaaatattataatacCTGCTAAACTTTAGCACCTTCAACCAAACACGCTCTGATTAACACGGGTGGCTAACGTTGGTTACTCTACCCACTTATCCTGGACGTGACGGCAATTGGGAAAGGCGacgatttttatttatttttggtgtGCAAGACAACTGTTCGTCCCGACCGGTGAAGGAAGCAATGAACGAATGCACGGCAAGTACGCCCGGTCGTCCAGGACACGAGAGACCTCATCAGATCAGCGACAGCGAACTGTTCGGGCCCGGTCAAGCCGCGCACAGCGGAGCCCGTTCAAACTTTCAAACGGTCAAACTATTTACGCTGCACTCGCCAATACGAAAGCAGTAGGAAACTGCTAATAGATTCTAACGGCCGAATTTCCCGCGAATCAAGTGAGCGACGTGCCCGCCACCTAAGGAAAGAGAATAATCAACAAACTGCTTAAGAGCCTTAAGCTACAAGATCAAAAGAATCCCCTGGCGCTGCTTGCCTAGGCAGCTACACTCAGCTCGGCCTGTTTGGaacaaagaaataaaaaaaaatacagagACCGAAGAAAATAGAAGAATAGCAAAAAGAATGAAAATGTAAAAACAGATAATTTTATAGAAACAGGTGTTTGAAACAGATGAACATTTAACTGCTATAGGAATTTTAGAGTTAGCTGGAAACTCAATGCTTTAAATTAAAATTAACAGTAAatacttttcctttttagaAATCTGGTATGTATATATCAAATAAAGCATGGAAGAGGGGCCCCCACAAGTACattgaaaaaataaattataggaACTGCATGTCCTCTGTTTTTCCTACGTTCTTCCTGCCAAACAGGGTAAAATAAGAGCCCTGCCAAATGTCCACGGTGGCAAATAATAATGCAGAGGCGTTGAACACTTACGCACTAATTCACCTTCCTCTCGACGAGCATTAGCGCGCGCAGGTATTTATACCACATCGCCACTTCCTCGTTCCTCAGACACTAACACCTCTCTctcccttcctcttcctcttcctcttcatcgTCTTCTTCACGGAGATCGGCAAGCTACAAGAGTACTCCAGCTACAGTAGAAAGACAAAGAACAGAGTCAAGCACTCAAGCTCGAGCAGGGAGAAGAACTGGAGAAGTGAACGGGAAAGACAAAGAACGGAGGGGGTTTGACATCAGTCGAGGATGGATTTAGTGCGGATGGGGAGCATCGCCAGCGGGAGCATGCGGCGGACGGCGTCGTCGTGGCGGGGGTCCGGGCGGAGCGACGCCTTCGGCCGGTCCGTgcgggaggaggacgacgaggaggcgcTGCGATGGGCGGCCATCGAGAAGCTGCCCACCTACGACCGCATGCGCAAGGGCATCCTCacgggcgccggcgccggcggcggtatCGAGGAGGTGGACATCCAGGGGCTCGGCATGCAGGAGCGCCAGAACCTCATCGAGCGCCTCGTGCGCACCGCCGAGGAGGACAACGAGCGCTTCCTGCTCAAGCTCCGCGACCGCATGGAGCGGTGAGCACTCGCCCACTACTCTTGCTTTGCTTCAGTTGTCCTTGGActggaaacaaaaaaaaattcagatttcaGATGGACTTCACTTGGGAAATGATCTGCACAAGCATCAGGAATCATTTCATTGTGCAGCAAATCATGGAGAAGCATCTCGTGCTATGTATTCAGTAACTTATTCATGActtcttcttttttgttttttcagaGTTGGGATCGACAATCCGACGATAGAAGTGCGGTTTGAGAACCTGAACATCGACGCCGAGGCCTACGTCGGCAACCGAGGTGTCCCGACGATGACCAACTTCTTCTCCAACAAAGTCATGGTATGCATCTCATCTGCAGAAAGGCACCTTGATGCTTCCTACTTCCTAGCcatggaaaaagaaaaaacttgtCAAGTTCCTTCAGCTACTAATTCTTGTGAGATGTTCTTCTCACAGGATGCACTAAGCGCTATGCACATCGTTTCGAGTGGGAAGAGACCTATCTCTATCCTTCACGATATCAGTGGAATCATAAGACCGGGCAGAATGTCTTTGCTGCTTGGCCCTCCTGGCTCCGGGAAAACAAGTCTGCTTCTGGCTTTGGCAGGAAAACTTGACTCAGCTCTGAAGGTACCACACCTTGCAATACTTTCTTGATTGTCAACCTCTTTTTCTTAAAAGAGATTGATTGTCGACTTCTAAATCCTAGGCCAAGAAAAAGTATGTATTTGGGAGA is a window encoding:
- the LOC110434697 gene encoding glycine-rich RNA-binding protein RZ1B isoform X1: MAVDEVNSVYVGGLPYEANEEMLRDAFGYYGTIVSVKVINDHSVKGKCYGFVTFTHPRAAEQAIAGMDGKKLGNRIVRVNEVRTRGPRDFGRDGFRRDPRRYGRDPYWDRRDRERSYDRERDPYHDRDSDRSREHDRERDYEHGGFNREIDYPMDRDHEVDERRPREHDRAAEMHNMDSDNDKDREHGTRKRFSRPKGRDSRDLSSSSDDLQNDGKHQLDKTIQMREDLENEVNQIKDKISGKEQHIADLQKKAQKLEDELDAARKVSSERQLAVTDLYKHFLQLQDYNDRVKTAEQRLQSLVDAAMVELDIAEDATTRDGSMYENGVV
- the LOC110434697 gene encoding uncharacterized protein DDB_G0284459 isoform X2 gives rise to the protein MAVDEVNSVYVGGLPYEANEEMLRDAFGYYGTIVSVKVINDHSVKGKCYGFVTFTHPRAAEQAIAGMDGKKLGNRIVRVNEVRTRGPRDFGRDGFRRDPRRYGRDPYWDRRDRERSYDRERDPYHDRDSDRSREHDRERDYEHGGFNREIDYPMDRDHEVDERRPREHDRAAEMHNMDSDNDKDREHGTRKSRPKGRDSRDLSSSSDDLQNDGKHQLDKTIQMREDLENEVNQIKDKISGKEQHIADLQKKAQKLEDELDAARKVSSERQLAVTDLYKHFLQLQDYNDRVKTAEQRLQSLVDAAMVELDIAEDATTRDGSMYENGVV